A stretch of the Mesorhizobium sp. Pch-S genome encodes the following:
- a CDS encoding PBP1A family penicillin-binding protein produces MTIPQEPRKKRGPIAAWFLSLDAWLDSSLYKLRYRAGEFWESATIFFRRFKVTGWRRWLIEGLSEGFTLGAGASVALLALALPAFQETSGDWRAQGDFAVTFLDRYGNEIGQRGIIQRDSVPVDQMPDHVIKAVLSTEDRRFFEHYGIDFLGLARALTENVRANSVVQGGSSITQQLAKNLFLTNERTLERKVKEAFLSLWLEANLSKKEILQLYLDRSYMGGGTFGIEAAADFYFGKSVKDLTLAEAAMLAGLFKAPTKYAPHINLPAARARANVVLNNMVDSGFMSEGQVLQARLHPANVVDRGERKSPDYFLDWAFDEVKKIAPKGTHSLVAHTTFDANIQDAAEESVEFHLRQYGKEYRVTEGAVVVIETNGSVRAIVGGRDYGASQFNRATKALRQTGSSFKPYVYATAMEHGFTPDSVVSSGPVSWGNWSPKNYSGGFGGKITLLNAFVKSINTVPVRLAKDSLSIPPIKKLAEDMGVESPLESHKTMVLGTSGMTVMDQATGYSVFAQNGYVGTRHGITQLVTHTGDVVYDWAKDAPAPRRVLSEQALRSMNAMLTQVPVIGTARRAALPNIVSGGKTGTTQSYRDAWYVGFTGNYTAAVWLGNDDFRPTNNMTGGSLPAMIWQRMMVYAHQNIDLKPIPGIDQPFVDKTVAAKAEEAQKKQAAEEEARVAAERPPVLSSRTTQTLRTLSKTFEDAVQLVPPATPEKLSAL; encoded by the coding sequence ATGACCATCCCCCAGGAACCGCGCAAGAAAAGAGGGCCGATCGCGGCCTGGTTCCTGTCGCTCGACGCATGGCTGGATTCGAGCCTCTACAAGCTCCGCTACCGCGCCGGTGAATTCTGGGAATCGGCAACCATCTTCTTTCGCCGCTTCAAGGTCACCGGCTGGCGACGCTGGCTGATCGAAGGCCTGTCTGAGGGATTTACGCTCGGGGCCGGCGCTTCCGTCGCGCTGCTGGCGCTCGCCCTGCCCGCCTTCCAGGAAACATCGGGCGACTGGCGAGCGCAGGGCGACTTCGCGGTGACCTTCCTGGACCGCTACGGCAACGAGATCGGCCAGCGCGGTATCATCCAGCGCGATTCCGTGCCCGTCGACCAGATGCCGGATCATGTCATCAAGGCCGTGCTTTCCACCGAAGACCGCCGCTTCTTCGAACACTACGGCATCGATTTTCTCGGCCTGGCGCGCGCGCTGACGGAAAATGTGCGCGCCAATTCAGTGGTTCAGGGTGGCTCCTCCATAACCCAGCAATTGGCCAAGAACCTGTTCCTCACCAACGAACGCACGTTGGAACGCAAGGTCAAGGAAGCTTTTCTTTCCCTGTGGCTTGAAGCCAACCTTTCCAAGAAGGAAATCCTGCAACTCTACCTCGACCGCTCCTACATGGGCGGTGGCACTTTCGGCATCGAAGCGGCGGCCGATTTCTATTTCGGCAAGAGCGTGAAGGATCTGACGCTGGCCGAGGCAGCGATGCTGGCCGGCCTGTTCAAGGCGCCGACCAAATATGCGCCGCACATCAACCTGCCCGCCGCGCGCGCCCGCGCCAATGTCGTGCTCAACAACATGGTCGACAGCGGCTTCATGTCGGAGGGGCAGGTCCTGCAGGCCAGGCTGCACCCGGCCAATGTCGTCGACCGCGGCGAACGCAAGAGCCCCGACTATTTCCTCGACTGGGCCTTCGACGAGGTCAAGAAGATCGCCCCGAAGGGCACGCACTCGCTGGTTGCGCACACCACGTTCGACGCCAACATCCAGGATGCGGCGGAAGAATCGGTCGAGTTCCACCTGCGCCAGTACGGCAAGGAATACCGCGTCACCGAAGGTGCTGTCGTCGTCATCGAGACCAACGGCTCCGTGCGCGCGATCGTTGGCGGACGCGACTACGGCGCCAGCCAGTTCAACCGCGCCACCAAGGCGCTGCGCCAGACCGGATCGTCCTTCAAGCCCTATGTCTACGCGACAGCCATGGAACATGGCTTCACGCCGGATTCGGTCGTCTCAAGCGGTCCCGTCAGTTGGGGCAACTGGTCGCCGAAGAACTACAGCGGTGGTTTCGGCGGCAAGATCACGCTGCTCAACGCTTTCGTGAAGTCCATCAATACCGTGCCTGTCAGGCTCGCCAAGGACTCGCTGTCGATCCCGCCGATCAAGAAGCTGGCCGAAGACATGGGCGTTGAATCGCCGCTGGAATCGCACAAGACCATGGTGCTCGGCACCTCCGGTATGACGGTGATGGACCAGGCCACCGGTTACTCGGTCTTTGCCCAGAACGGCTATGTCGGCACCCGCCACGGCATCACACAGCTGGTCACCCACACCGGCGATGTCGTCTACGACTGGGCCAAGGATGCCCCCGCCCCTCGCCGTGTGCTGTCGGAACAGGCTTTGCGCTCGATGAACGCGATGCTGACCCAGGTGCCCGTCATCGGTACGGCGCGGCGCGCGGCCCTGCCCAACATCGTCTCCGGCGGCAAGACCGGCACCACGCAGAGCTATCGCGACGCCTGGTATGTCGGCTTCACCGGCAACTACACGGCAGCTGTCTGGCTCGGCAATGACGATTTCAGGCCGACCAACAACATGACCGGCGGCTCGCTTCCGGCGATGATCTGGCAGCGCATGATGGTCTACGCCCATCAGAACATCGACCTGAAGCCGATACCCGGCATCGACCAGCCTTTCGTCGACAAGACGGTGGCTGCAAAGGCCGAAGAGGCGCAGAAGAAGCAAGCCGCCGAAGAGGAGGCGAGAGTCGCGGCGGAACGCCCACCCGTGCTCTCCAGCCGCACGACACAGACGCTGCGCACGCTCTCCAAGACCTTCGAGGACGCAGTTCAGCTCGTTCCACCCGCCACGCCTGAAAAGCTCTCGGCCCTGTGA
- a CDS encoding SDR family oxidoreductase: MQMNDGKPVVIITGGGSGIGAALAERLATSHHVVICGRRKDALDKVAARSGAHAVALDVTDHAAARLLVTQTLERYGHLDGLVLNAGIILSASIAELPVADWERQIAVNLTAPFVMTQAALPHLLASRGAVVAVSSVGAMQTGPGIAAYSAAKAGISQFTRCLAYEYARHGLRANVVAPGWIRSEMADEEMRALPIGTDLEAAYAKVSEHVPQRRAGSSAEAAEVIAFLLSPAASFVNGAVYAVDGGSLVANSGMTYVDGLD, from the coding sequence ATGCAGATGAACGACGGCAAGCCCGTGGTGATCATAACCGGCGGCGGCAGCGGCATCGGCGCCGCCTTGGCCGAACGGCTCGCCACCTCCCATCATGTCGTCATCTGCGGGCGTCGCAAGGATGCGCTCGATAAGGTTGCGGCGCGCAGTGGAGCGCATGCTGTCGCCCTGGACGTCACCGATCATGCTGCTGCAAGGCTGCTGGTAACGCAGACGCTGGAGCGATACGGACACCTCGACGGCCTTGTCCTCAATGCCGGTATCATCCTGTCCGCGTCGATCGCGGAACTCCCTGTCGCGGACTGGGAGCGTCAGATCGCGGTCAATCTGACGGCGCCCTTCGTCATGACCCAGGCGGCGCTGCCGCATCTTCTGGCCAGTCGCGGCGCTGTCGTTGCGGTGAGTTCGGTGGGGGCGATGCAAACCGGGCCTGGTATCGCAGCCTATTCGGCAGCCAAGGCCGGCATCAGCCAGTTCACCAGATGCCTTGCTTATGAATATGCGCGCCATGGCCTGCGTGCCAATGTCGTGGCGCCCGGCTGGATTCGCAGCGAGATGGCGGATGAGGAAATGCGTGCGTTGCCGATCGGAACCGATCTGGAGGCTGCCTACGCCAAGGTGAGCGAACATGTTCCGCAACGGCGCGCCGGCTCTTCGGCAGAGGCCGCCGAGGTCATCGCTTTCCTCCTGTCGCCTGCGGCTTCTTTCGTCAACGGCGCGGTCTATGCAGTTGATGGCGGCTCGCTGGTCGCCAATTCCGGCATGACCTATGTCGACGGACTGGACTGA
- a CDS encoding GNAT family N-acetyltransferase: protein MTASLDTTPDRSLPHFLWRGGFENAELNALHAECFEHAQFDDDWWSQANRFSLGWVTLRIGSDLIGFVNVAWDGGVHAFLLDTMVHSAHRRRGYASQLVRVAVDNAKTSRCEWLHVDFDPHLRDFYFKACRFAPTDAGLIRLR, encoded by the coding sequence ATGACAGCAAGCCTGGACACTACGCCGGATCGCTCCCTGCCGCACTTTCTATGGCGCGGCGGTTTCGAAAACGCCGAGTTGAATGCACTGCATGCCGAATGTTTCGAACATGCGCAGTTTGACGATGATTGGTGGTCTCAGGCCAACCGTTTCAGCCTGGGTTGGGTGACCCTGCGGATCGGGAGCGATCTCATCGGCTTCGTCAACGTTGCCTGGGATGGTGGCGTACATGCTTTCCTGCTCGATACGATGGTGCATTCGGCGCACCGTCGCCGCGGCTACGCATCGCAACTGGTGCGGGTTGCCGTCGACAACGCCAAGACTTCGCGCTGCGAATGGCTGCATGTCGATTTCGACCCCCACCTGCGGGACTTCTACTTCAAGGCTTGCCGGTTCGCGCCGACCGATGCCGGTCTAATCCGGTTGCGGTAA
- a CDS encoding AAC(3) family N-acetyltransferase — protein sequence MTEHRIVAATPEPRTRDGLIRDLQQLGVKPGETLLVHCALSTLGWVSGGAEAVVRALLDAITETGTLVMPSQSSQLSDPVHWQAPAVPDSWIEIIRETLPAFDPLTTPTRDMGAVAELFRTWPGARRSLHPTCSFSALGPSAETIIARQPLAEPFGKDGPLGHLYRSAARILLLGADFDTCTAFHLAEHMAWPSLPRIAEGSPLIVDGQRRWVNFDIASGDADRFPKIGKELMLQGLVQTGVVGSATCHLMSMPAVVDAAARIMAMQQPPSE from the coding sequence ATGACGGAACACCGCATTGTCGCTGCCACTCCCGAGCCGCGGACCCGGGACGGCCTCATCCGTGATCTGCAGCAACTGGGCGTAAAGCCAGGCGAAACGCTGCTCGTCCATTGCGCCCTGAGCACGCTGGGCTGGGTCTCTGGCGGCGCGGAAGCGGTTGTGCGTGCCTTGCTCGACGCGATCACCGAGACCGGCACATTGGTGATGCCCTCGCAGTCGTCACAGCTCAGCGATCCCGTGCACTGGCAGGCACCAGCCGTTCCTGACAGCTGGATCGAAATCATCCGCGAGACCTTGCCAGCCTTTGACCCGCTCACCACGCCGACGCGAGATATGGGTGCGGTCGCGGAACTGTTCCGCACCTGGCCTGGCGCGCGGCGAAGTCTGCATCCGACCTGCTCCTTCTCCGCCCTCGGCCCTTCGGCAGAGACAATCATCGCGCGGCAACCACTGGCAGAGCCGTTCGGCAAAGATGGTCCCCTTGGGCACCTCTATCGATCGGCAGCACGCATTCTGCTGCTCGGCGCGGATTTCGACACGTGCACTGCCTTTCACCTGGCCGAACACATGGCGTGGCCGTCCCTGCCGAGGATCGCGGAAGGATCTCCCCTCATCGTGGACGGGCAACGCCGTTGGGTGAATTTTGACATTGCGTCCGGGGATGCAGACCGGTTTCCGAAGATTGGGAAGGAATTGATGCTCCAAGGCCTGGTCCAGACCGGAGTGGTTGGCTCCGCAACCTGCCATCTGATGTCGATGCCGGCAGTTGTCGATGCTGCCGCCAGGATCATGGCCATGCAGCAACCTCCTTCCGAATGA